A stretch of DNA from Leptolyngbyaceae cyanobacterium:
AAATTGTATAAAAAATAAAGGTTATTCCTAGATTGTCTAATAAGAAACTTGATTAATTTTTTTATATTAAATATGGAATATCATACAACATTACTTTTGATTATAATTTTTAGAGAAATTTTATGTTGATAAATTAATTAAACTTTTAAAAAAATTTTTATAATTACAATTTTGTTGATTGTTAGCCTTATAGCGACCTTAACAGTTTCGCTTTTTTAAAATATAAATAAATTATAAAACAAATATGAGCATTCTGCGCTAATCAAATTAAATAGTTTTCTTTACAATTATTAAACAAAAATTTTCTTAAGTTTATTCTAAGAGAGCTAAATACCTTGTTTTTATAAGATATTTCTTCAAAAATTAATTAGTATTTTACAATTACAGCTTATTAAAGGTATTACCTATTAGCCTAAAGACAGGCTAATAGGCTTGAATTTAATTGGTTGACAAGGAGTAAACTTGTCCGTCTATCAACAACCGCGTAATTCCTTTCGCCTTTAAATAGGGAGAAACTTTTTGGAGCATCCTACCATCCGGTACTTTGATTACTCGTTGAGCGCGGTTAGAGAAACGACGAGCCACTCGGTGATTATCAAAAACTGGCAAAGTTTTCTGTTGCACTTCCTCTTTAGGAATTTGACCTAAATCACCGAAATCCTTAAGCGGTCGGGTAATTAGTTCTGCGGCACGGTCTACCACTAGATAACAAGTTTTCGGTAAAGATGCCTCCGATAAAGGCAAAACCTGAACTAGCGCATCAGATGGAAAGCGCCTTCTAGGAAGAATAATTTCCTCATCCAGGTCATCCTCATCCTCATATTCATCTTCCAAATCGTCATCATCGTCTTCTAAATCTGCCAGCGCTTCATCGGTATCTAGCAATTCTTCTCCCAGCATTTCTCTGAGAGTGCTAGCTTCTGCACTATATGTTTCTTCCAGCAAATCCTCACTAACGACAGCCGTTTCTTCAGGAATATCTAAATATTCTTGTTCGGCAATTTCCCTCTTTCTTAGAGAAGGCAAAGGGGCAGAAGAACGCCTTTTCAGGCGCCTACTATTAGAGGCTGCTGTTTCAGATGTCTCTATTGATTCTTCTTCTAACGCTGGTGAGTCGGTAGGTTTTGGCTTTTCTTTTTCTACTTCCGCAGTACTACTATGGGGGCGCATGGAGCGTTTTTGCTGAATTAGCCCCTCATAGTCATTAGGTTCCAGCGTACTTTTGAGCAACCTACTAATAGTCGAATGGCTTACGTCATACCGACGAGCCAGAGTAGATGTAGTTTCTTCTGGATTTCGGTAAAGTTTTAGAATTTCGACTTTATCAGATTCAGTTAATTTTTTAGCACTCATAACCCTTTTTTACTTCCCCTAAGCTCTTCTACGGCTACCACCACGGCGCGAACGGCTGGATGTGTCGTATTCTAGAGCGGCTCCAATGGCGAATAGAACTCCACTAAAAACCCAAAAAACTTCTGGTAAAGAACCGCTTTGGTAATTTTCTAGATTTCTTTCGGCCCATTTCAACCACATATCAGCTATGTAAAGTGACAAAGCTGCTCCTGCAATCATTCGCCAAGATTGAGAAAACCTTCCTCCCCAAAAGGCTAGTAATAACATTGTGGCAAGAATTAACAGAACAACGTCAGAAATTACATAGAACAAATTCAGCCAAGGTACCAAAAACTTGAATTGTTCGTCTAATGCTTCAATCCAAGATGGTGCTGTATCTGCTTGTGGGGATGGGGTAGCTTTGGGCTGGACAGATGGTTTTGCGGTAGCTGCTGGCTTGGGTTTGGGGGCTTGCTGAGCAGCAGGGGGTTTTGGAGCGGGTTTAGCTGCTGGTGAAGCTTGAGCAACTATAGATGATGTTGGTGCTGGTGCTGCTTGGGCTTGGGCAGAAAAGTCAGGAGGAGCGATCGTATATGCTAAAACAAAACCAATGGCAGCAATCCCAGCTACTACACCCCATTGCCACTTTTCTAAATTGAGCCGTCTAGAGGTAACTGCTTGAATCATCCCCCAGCCCAGACAAATGTAAGTGGCAATGAAAAATGGGTCAGCAAGAGATATATCTGGCTCTAGCTTTAAAGCTAACTCCCAATAGCCAAACATTAAATTCCCTATGAAATAAAAGAGCATACCCAGCCCAAATGCTAGCCAGACATTTCGCCCACTGACAATCTGAGGACTGCGCCAATTTCTAAAACACAATATGGCTGCTGACACGTAAGCTAGCTGTTCAAAAACGTAAGTGCCAACTATATACCAAACTGGACGCTCTTGTTCTGTGGTAAAGCTAAACAGCAAAAAAAACAACAGTGCTAAGACTGCCCAACCGATTCCAGCGAGGACAATAGTCCGAACGGGCAAAAGGGTTTTAGGACTGGATGATTTATCCGAAGGGTTGCTCATAGGGATTCATACGGGGAATAGCTAGCGATGGAAAGCATTAATTGCTATCAGTGCTTAACCGATCGAGGAATACTTTCGTTCGGCAAGAAGATTCGCACCTTCACTCTATACAACTCATTGCACCTTTTGGGCATCTTTTCAAGATTATGGTTGCCACAACTTTCCAAGTGGAGATTGATTCAACCAATCCATAAACTGATTTTGGTCAGTTTCCGGTAGATCTTGTAAGGTGTCAAGGGAGCGACTCACAAAGCTAGTATTGCCAAAATACTCTTTACCAAGACGATGAAGTTCTTGCAATAAAGTAATTAGATGGTGTTCTTCCCAAGAAGGAAGCTGGTTAGCATTAAGTGGGTCAACTTTAAGTATGTTGCGAACAGCTGATGCCGAGTCTGCTTGGGGAAAGCGCCATTGTTGAAAGATATCGGTAAGATTTTTTTCAAACAATCCGGCTTGTCTGCCTCCTAAAAGGTCTTCTATGTCTATATAAACTCCTTGGAGCAGCAAAAGACAGGCTTGTGTAAGCGCAACTGTCTTGGCGTCACCAGGAACATCACTCGTTAGCTGGTCTAAACGGATTTTTCCCCAAACGCTATAGCGTTCTGGTTCCTCTAATAAGACACAAGCTTTCCCTCGGTTATCCGTCAGATCCCGCCAGAAGGCTTTAGCTTCTTCTTCTTGGTTCGCTCTGAACACACTGATTAAGCGAAACGTTTGCCCCTGATAATTGAGAATGGGAATCTGTTGGTCCCGCTTTGGGTGCTGAACGCTAGTTATTTCAACATCCTGCCGTTTCAAAATAAACATGACACTGGCAATTGACTCCTGTCAGGACCTCCGGGTGCAGCTCTTAGCTTGTGTGTAATCACGCCTGCGGCACTTTAATAGATTTGCAGAATGCTGGATTACCAGGTGCGGCTGAACTGCGATCGCTTTCTTAGTAACACACTATCTTATCCAAGGTGCATTCTCTTGGATTTTAGTGTACATCTAGTAGGTGGGTATTCCACTATCCATCTCCTCAAAAATTTATACTGGGGGTTAGATTAAAACTAATACACCACAAAGTGCATTAATTTTGATAATATAGGCACACGGACTGTTGGGTGCGTAACTCAGTCGGATAGAGTAGCAGCCTTCTAAGCTGCGAGTCGCAGGTTCGAATCCTGCCGCACCCGTTTTTCATTCAGTTAATTTCACTGCTCGATATAGCCCTGACTTTCGAGCCAGGGTGGATCTAAGAGGCTTCTCAACACTCATCACGTCTTACCACCTAATAGATTCGGCTTTTATGTACATTTATATAAAATTACAATTTTTCCTCCTATTCCCAAATAGCCGAACTATCCCAAAAAAGCTAGGGAATAGCTTCTCTAGCAGAATTTTGTTTTTCTCGATCGCAGACAAGCCGATCGCGTGGATCGAACTCTTAAAACGTTTCCAGGTAAATGTGGTACATAGAAACCCGCTTTCTTGAAGAAACCGGGTTTCTATTCTGTGCTTCAGGTAACTGTTGCCAAAAATACCAAATACAGGATGAAGTTTTTAAAAGGTGTTTCAGCGAGATTGTTGTACTCGGTTATAAGGTTCGTGAAAACTACGAATTAATTTTGCCTCTTCCATAAAATGTGGATTCTCAAGTACGATAGTGTTGCCTAAGTCGGGAGATAAATTTTTTCTAAATAGAGTCAAGCAGTCTATACATTCCGATGAACCCCAGTTAATTTTTTCTTGGATTATGACTTGACCACCAGATTTTTCAATAATACTTCTAACTTCCTGTGCAGAAACGCTTTTACCTCGATTATGGGTGTTTTGATAATCTTTTTCGGTTTCTTTCCAATTAGAATGATGGATAAAAGCTACACCGTTGGAATTAATAATTCTCAGAATTTCTTCAATATATTTAGAGATAATATCTATTTCGACGTGAACCAAAGAATCAAAAGAAAATACGAAATCACAGTGATTGTCTGGGATGGGTTTGAGAGAAGTTCCGTCATTTAAGTAAAACTGAGCATACTTAACTTGACTAAAATTTTCTTGACAGAATTTAATACATTGTTCTGAAATATCAAAACCGCGATAATCTTGGCAGTAAGAAAGTAGAAATTTAGTCCAGCGGCCAAATCCCGGGGCAATTTCAACCACCATTTTATCAGAGCCAAGAAAATTATGAATTCTTGGATAAATTGAACTGAACCATTGAGAAATACTGCTTCCCCATTCATAACTCCACTCTTCACCATATTGCGACCAATCATAGGTTGAATTCCAAGTGTCAATGTTCCAATTCAAGTCAGGCATAGTTTATGAATTCCTTAGTCGCAAAAAGTTGTTGAAGTACGTTATTATAGCATACAGCATTTCTAGTAACAGAAAAAACAACGATCTGCTAACTCTCGTTTAAGCTTCAAAAAGCTTTTTATGCCTAATATAGAGCGTACTTGCGCGATGTAATAAGTGTTGTAATTCTTTAAAAACTATAGAAAAAACTCTAAAATGAGCTATTTAAATTTACCTTAAAATAAATTTGCATAAATAGCCGTTTATTTTTGGATAAGTAATTTAGTCTATAAGCGCATCACTATATAACAAGCTAAATTATTGAGTAATTTGCTTTCAAACCACTGTTTTTTTGTCCTCAATTAAACAGACACAAATAAAAAAATATGTAACAAAAGTAAAATTAGCTAAAACCCTCTTCTGTTTTGCTTTTATCACAATGATATGCAAACCATAGGGCAAACCAATTAATAACCGATTTAAATGGTGTACTTAATTAGTGGAGGTTTTAGGTGAAACGTGAAATGATTAGGTGACAGGCAAGTAAGGTAATTTGCTGAAACCTTTATTTATTAAGCCCGTGACGAGGATTGAACTCGTGACCTCACCCTTACCAAGGGTGTGCTCTACCACTGAGCTACACGGGCAGTCGTGTGAGAGGTGGGCCGGGCTGGATTTGAACCAGCGTAGGCATAGCCAGCGGATTTACAGTCCGCCCCCATTAACCACTCGGGCACCGACCCTTTTTAACCCACGATTATTCATAATAGCATAACGGTTTTAATATGCAAGAGGGTTTGCCAAATTTTTTGGTGAGTGTTGTAAGACAGAAGAAAAAAGGGGAATGAGGCGCACAGGACTTACACAGGGCGAGACTAGAAACCCGGTTTTTGCTTAAATCTCTGGTTGCTAAACTCACGATTTTTCAGAGAAAGCGGGAATATGGGCGTAAGTCCTGAAGCGGAAAAGCATTTTGTAATCATTTTTCCCTTTTCCCTCTTATTCCCTTCCCGATGCAAGATTATGTATTTTTCGGTCTATCCCTTCATTCCCCCATTTCCTCACTTCCTCAATACATAATCTTTGAATGGGAAGGGAGTAATCTTCCTACCCTGTACCGATGCGAGCGCGGTTTCGGGATGCCACCAGATTTTTGCTGGAATTAGTTCTAGCAGGGAAATCGCTTTCATCGTAGATTTCGCCCACCAGTTCTTCCAAAATATCTTCCAAGGTAACTAGTCCAACCGTTCCCCCATATTCATCTACTACGATCGCGATATGCAGGCGTGACTGAAGCATCTCCTTGAGCAAATTGGTGATACGCTTGGTTTCTGGGATGTAAACAGGAGAATCCATTGCCTCTGTCACTGATACTTGAGTAGAACCCTCTTTTTGCCAATAATTAAGTTGTTGGAGCGCTCTTTTCAAGTGAACAACTCCCACGATGCGATCTTTAGACTCTTCCTGTACCGGAATACGGGAGTATCCCGTCTCCAGACAAAGACTAACTAAATCTTCTAAAGTTGCTTCGTGAGAGATTGTCCGCATCTCAATCCGAGGTTTGACCAAATCGCGGGCGCTTAAGCTATCCAACATGAGAGCTTTTTTCAACAACTGATGTTTATCCAAATCTAGATGACCTTTGCCACCCAGAACTTCGATCATCAATTGCAAATCTCTCAGAGACTCTCCCTCTTGCACGCCACCGCCCTCAAACAAGCGAATCACGCTCTGGGCAATATTTTGAAAGACGTAGGTCACTGGTGATAAAACGATCGATAACCAGTAAACTGGACGCACTGCAAATCTAAAAAATGGCATCGCATGAATAATTGCCAAAGATTTAGGCGTCACTTCGCCAAAAATCAGCACTAGAAACGTGATGACCGCAGTTGCCACCCCCAGTCCTGCATTACCTAACCACAAGGCAAATAAGTTACTGGTAAGAATGGCAGAAAAGTTATTCACCAGGTTATTA
This window harbors:
- a CDS encoding Npun_F0813 family protein, which encodes MFILKRQDVEITSVQHPKRDQQIPILNYQGQTFRLISVFRANQEEEAKAFWRDLTDNRGKACVLLEEPERYSVWGKIRLDQLTSDVPGDAKTVALTQACLLLLQGVYIDIEDLLGGRQAGLFEKNLTDIFQQWRFPQADSASAVRNILKVDPLNANQLPSWEEHHLITLLQELHRLGKEYFGNTSFVSRSLDTLQDLPETDQNQFMDWLNQSPLGKLWQP
- a CDS encoding class I SAM-dependent methyltransferase, producing MPDLNWNIDTWNSTYDWSQYGEEWSYEWGSSISQWFSSIYPRIHNFLGSDKMVVEIAPGFGRWTKFLLSYCQDYRGFDISEQCIKFCQENFSQVKYAQFYLNDGTSLKPIPDNHCDFVFSFDSLVHVEIDIISKYIEEILRIINSNGVAFIHHSNWKETEKDYQNTHNRGKSVSAQEVRSIIEKSGGQVIIQEKINWGSSECIDCLTLFRKNLSPDLGNTIVLENPHFMEEAKLIRSFHEPYNRVQQSR
- a CDS encoding hemolysin family protein, whose amino-acid sequence is MIFLPTQLYLLAISESSPLLGNIWLDIAVLGFMLLLSAFFSGAETAITGLDNFKLRALIKEQGDPRRIFTLVLENRTRFITTLLVGNNLVNNFSAILTSNLFALWLGNAGLGVATAVITFLVLIFGEVTPKSLAIIHAMPFFRFAVRPVYWLSIVLSPVTYVFQNIAQSVIRLFEGGGVQEGESLRDLQLMIEVLGGKGHLDLDKHQLLKKALMLDSLSARDLVKPRIEMRTISHEATLEDLVSLCLETGYSRIPVQEESKDRIVGVVHLKRALQQLNYWQKEGSTQVSVTEAMDSPVYIPETKRITNLLKEMLQSRLHIAIVVDEYGGTVGLVTLEDILEELVGEIYDESDFPARTNSSKNLVASRNRARIGTG